In a single window of the Ruminococcus albus 7 = DSM 20455 genome:
- a CDS encoding SpoIIIAH-like family protein codes for MKKPSFIIGKKQIVLAGMTLMLGIAVYANYAVTSSGGEIKVTDKIQKPTVEYGEAELVSADKNTEDYFARARLDRMNARDEAKETLKTIINGGDATEEEKDVAAKEAAAMTGLMESESKIESLVKAAGFTDCVCYLDGDNANIVVKAGDEGLIASEAAAIKDILLSEVSIPNENIRIFDVT; via the coding sequence ATGAAAAAACCAAGTTTTATTATAGGCAAAAAACAGATAGTATTAGCAGGCATGACACTTATGCTCGGCATAGCTGTATATGCAAACTATGCAGTTACTTCATCGGGCGGTGAGATCAAGGTTACTGACAAGATACAAAAGCCTACTGTAGAGTATGGTGAAGCGGAACTTGTAAGTGCGGACAAGAATACCGAGGATTATTTTGCCAGAGCAAGGTTAGATCGAATGAATGCCCGCGATGAGGCAAAAGAAACCCTTAAAACTATTATTAACGGTGGTGATGCCACTGAGGAGGAAAAAGACGTTGCAGCTAAAGAAGCTGCTGCTATGACCGGTCTTATGGAATCAGAAAGCAAGATAGAATCACTTGTAAAGGCAGCAGGTTTTACGGATTGTGTGTGCTATCTTGACGGAGATAATGCTAATATAGTTGTTAAAGCAGGCGATGAAGGTCTGATAGCGAGCGAAGCGGCTGCCATAAAAGACATTCTTCTGAGCGAAGTTTCCATTCCCAATGAGAATATCCGTATATTCGATGTAACCTGA
- a CDS encoding AI-2E family transporter, whose protein sequence is MKIYANKKYQTIAVYAAVVIAVNVLLVLALNNISDILESIYNFFNVLQPVTWGLVIAFLTNPVMERTSKLLQRFNKSEEKKPGFSKLIKAVSVIITELLFLGIVTGIVAIVVPELIKSVMDIFDNAGSIVESVQKWINKIFRNYPSLEKSATKWLSDFNTDVGTIYDKLKPMLENILSGAWGIVTVVKNFLLGFIVSVYMLCNKEKLLAQIKKIIISMTRKRTCEKLMSAFEQANTVFSGFITGKIIDSIIIGLICFIGLTIMSMPYATMISVVIGVTNIIPFFGPLFGAVPTGLLILLIAPKKCIIFIIFVVVLQQFDGNILGPKILGDSTGLPGFWVLISLILFGGLFGFGGMVFAVPTSALAYSFIRGSVENKLRKKNLPVSTEYYMNNVAHLYKKPPERTPLTAEELMQLDIPSIDEVNEVSVASEE, encoded by the coding sequence ATGAAAATATATGCAAATAAAAAGTATCAGACGATCGCTGTATATGCTGCAGTCGTAATTGCTGTAAATGTACTGCTTGTTCTGGCACTTAATAATATTTCTGATATACTCGAAAGTATCTATAATTTTTTTAACGTTCTTCAGCCTGTGACATGGGGGTTGGTCATAGCATTTCTTACAAACCCTGTCATGGAGAGAACAAGCAAACTGTTGCAAAGGTTTAACAAATCTGAAGAAAAAAAGCCCGGATTTTCAAAGCTTATAAAGGCAGTTTCTGTTATAATAACCGAGCTTTTGTTTCTCGGTATCGTCACAGGTATTGTTGCAATAGTTGTCCCGGAACTTATAAAATCAGTAATGGATATTTTTGACAATGCAGGTTCGATAGTTGAGAGCGTCCAGAAATGGATAAATAAAATATTCCGCAACTATCCTTCGCTTGAAAAGTCGGCGACAAAGTGGCTTTCAGATTTCAATACTGACGTCGGAACTATCTATGATAAACTTAAACCTATGCTTGAAAATATTCTTTCAGGTGCCTGGGGCATTGTTACTGTTGTTAAGAATTTCCTGCTCGGTTTTATAGTATCCGTATATATGCTTTGCAACAAGGAAAAACTTCTGGCTCAGATTAAGAAGATAATAATATCCATGACAAGAAAGCGCACCTGCGAAAAGCTCATGTCTGCATTTGAACAGGCCAATACTGTTTTTTCAGGCTTTATAACAGGAAAGATAATTGATTCCATTATTATAGGTCTGATATGCTTCATAGGCCTTACTATAATGAGTATGCCTTATGCGACTATGATAAGCGTAGTGATCGGAGTTACCAATATCATCCCATTTTTCGGTCCTCTGTTCGGTGCAGTCCCAACGGGACTTCTGATACTCCTTATCGCGCCCAAGAAGTGTATCATATTCATAATCTTCGTTGTGGTACTACAGCAGTTTGACGGTAATATCCTAGGCCCGAAGATACTAGGTGATTCTACGGGACTTCCCGGATTCTGGGTGCTGATCTCCCTGATATTGTTCGGCGGTCTGTTCGGCTTTGGAGGAATGGTGTTTGCTGTTCCGACTTCTGCACTAGCTTACAGCTTTATACGAGGTTCTGTGGAGAATAAGTTACGCAAGAAAAATCTTCCCGTCAGCACTGAGTATTATATGAATAATGTTGCACATCTTTATAAAAAACCGCCGGAACGCACTCCTCTTACAGCGGAAGAACTAATGCAGCTGGATATCCCTTCTATAGATGAAGTAAATGAGGTATCAGTTGCAAGTGAAGAATAA
- a CDS encoding stage III sporulation protein AE, producing MKKIIVFSVLICFMIYFCPVVSVSAASKRLDRLREQVDYELSRDLDDSTAEDISELGISPSDPVGIEKIDMRQFFRWLLDRFLSSLKAPVMMLGRIIAVTILYSAVSFLGSENSDIENTYGTVCVIVVIAVMADAFSPSLDMLKDSLSCINRFMITYIPVFSAVSTVGGNPASAGVYTSSTLLLCEVAEYIASVVLMPFLSSLTAMAVVSAIDTRIKISGAAETVRRFTVWLLAAVMIVFVGLLTIQGVTCAAADSVAARTIRFTASSFIPVIGSSVSDAYLAVKSGVGVIRSAVGGFGMAVVFVIALRPFLMILSMRVTLWAGRIANELLGLKRTAELYRTLDSVLSVGVSILIAITSSFLVATAAVMSFMTMG from the coding sequence ATGAAAAAGATCATTGTGTTTTCTGTTCTTATATGCTTCATGATATATTTTTGTCCTGTAGTCAGTGTTTCGGCTGCTTCTAAACGTCTTGACAGGTTGAGAGAGCAAGTAGATTACGAACTTAGTAGAGATCTTGACGACAGCACAGCTGAAGATATTTCAGAGCTTGGGATATCTCCGTCAGATCCGGTCGGAATCGAAAAAATAGACATGAGACAATTTTTCAGATGGCTGCTGGATCGTTTTTTATCTTCTCTCAAAGCTCCCGTTATGATGCTTGGGCGGATAATTGCTGTAACTATACTGTATTCTGCCGTAAGTTTTCTGGGATCTGAAAATTCGGATATCGAAAACACATACGGTACTGTATGCGTGATCGTTGTGATAGCTGTAATGGCAGATGCGTTTTCTCCGAGCCTTGATATGTTGAAGGATTCATTAAGCTGTATAAACAGATTTATGATAACATATATCCCTGTATTTTCCGCAGTATCTACTGTAGGCGGAAATCCTGCTTCTGCAGGAGTATATACATCATCTACTCTGCTTTTATGTGAAGTGGCAGAGTATATAGCTTCTGTGGTGCTCATGCCTTTTTTGTCATCATTAACAGCTATGGCTGTCGTATCGGCTATAGATACTCGCATTAAAATATCGGGTGCAGCAGAAACCGTACGAAGATTCACAGTATGGCTCTTGGCAGCTGTGATGATAGTATTTGTAGGTTTGCTGACCATACAGGGAGTGACCTGTGCTGCTGCAGATTCTGTGGCAGCAAGAACAATTCGTTTTACCGCTTCAAGTTTTATCCCTGTTATTGGCAGTTCGGTTTCAGATGCTTATCTGGCAGTCAAAAGCGGAGTCGGTGTTATAAGGTCCGCTGTAGGAGGCTTCGGTATGGCTGTGGTATTTGTTATTGCACTTCGTCCTTTCCTTATGATATTATCTATGCGTGTTACTTTATGGGCGGGAAGGATAGCAAACGAGTTGCTCGGATTGAAAAGAACGGCGGAACTATACAGAACTCTGGATTCTGTTTTGTCTGTTGGTGTAAGTATACTTATAGCTATTACTTCATCATTCCTTGTAGCAACGGCAGCTGTTATGTCGTTTATGACAATGGGGTAA
- the ligA gene encoding NAD-dependent DNA ligase LigA — MSEKESAKKRIDELVEILNYHSRLYYVEDRNEISDYEYDMLQNELKKLEAANPDLIRKDSPTQRVGGEAVSGFEKVTHKVQMGSLQDVFSFDEVREFVDRVRESVSDPVFVVEPKIDGLSVSLEYHDGQLTVGSTRGDGFVGENVTENLKTVRSIPVTIDSSLPMIEVRGEVYMPRNVFLSLIKEQEDNDEQPFKNPRNAAAGSLRQKDPKIAAKRKLDIFVFNVQQVDGKELTAHKQSLDYLKELGFKTVPDYKQVSTSDEIIARINEIGESRFDLPYDIDGVVIKVDDFKHRDILGATAKVPKWAVAYKFPPEEKNTKLIDIELNVGRTGAVTPVAVFEPVFLAGTQVSRATLHNQDLIIEKNINIGDTIRVRKAGDIIPEVLGSVEKNSEGAFMLPDECPVCHTKLVKSEDEAAVRCPNVECPAQIFRSIVHFASKGAMNIDGLGPQIVRLLLDNKLITSVADLYNIKEDDLLALDSFKEKSAHNLVTAIEKSRSVSLDRLIFGLGIRNIGQASAKLLCAKFGGLDSIMSATAEEISGIDGFGVVMAQSVYNAFHEEHMIALIQRLKECGVNTEYEKVQQDDRFAGKTFVLTGTLPTLKRNDAKELIEKFGGKASGSVSKKTDFVLAGEEAGSKLTKAQELGVKIISEEEFMEMIK, encoded by the coding sequence ATGTCTGAAAAGGAAAGCGCAAAAAAAAGGATAGATGAGCTGGTCGAAATCCTCAATTATCATTCAAGGCTTTATTATGTGGAAGACAGGAACGAGATCTCCGATTATGAATATGATATGCTTCAGAATGAGCTTAAAAAGCTTGAAGCGGCAAACCCTGACCTTATACGCAAGGACAGCCCTACTCAGCGTGTAGGCGGTGAAGCTGTTTCTGGCTTTGAGAAAGTTACCCATAAAGTTCAGATGGGTTCTTTGCAGGACGTTTTTTCCTTTGATGAGGTACGAGAGTTCGTTGACAGGGTCAGGGAGAGTGTAAGCGATCCTGTATTCGTAGTTGAACCCAAAATAGATGGCCTGTCCGTTTCTCTGGAATATCATGACGGTCAGCTGACAGTAGGTTCTACTCGCGGTGATGGATTTGTTGGAGAGAACGTAACTGAAAATCTCAAAACTGTACGCTCGATTCCTGTTACGATAGACAGTTCCCTTCCGATGATAGAAGTCCGCGGCGAGGTATATATGCCTCGAAATGTTTTTCTAAGTCTTATCAAAGAGCAGGAGGATAATGACGAACAGCCTTTTAAAAATCCCAGAAATGCAGCAGCAGGGTCACTAAGGCAGAAAGATCCTAAGATAGCGGCTAAACGCAAGCTTGATATATTTGTTTTTAATGTACAGCAGGTCGATGGCAAGGAACTTACTGCACACAAGCAATCGTTGGATTATCTGAAAGAACTGGGGTTCAAGACGGTTCCCGACTACAAACAAGTGAGCACTTCTGATGAGATAATTGCTCGTATAAATGAGATAGGGGAGAGCAGATTTGATCTTCCTTATGATATTGATGGCGTCGTTATAAAAGTTGACGATTTCAAGCATCGTGATATTCTCGGTGCAACGGCAAAAGTTCCTAAATGGGCAGTTGCTTATAAATTTCCTCCGGAAGAGAAGAACACAAAACTTATCGATATAGAACTGAATGTCGGAAGGACCGGCGCAGTTACACCTGTCGCTGTATTTGAACCTGTTTTTCTGGCAGGTACTCAGGTATCACGTGCGACGCTTCATAATCAGGATCTTATAATAGAAAAAAATATAAATATTGGTGATACAATAAGGGTACGCAAGGCAGGTGATATCATTCCCGAAGTTTTAGGCTCGGTCGAAAAGAATTCAGAAGGTGCTTTCATGCTTCCCGATGAATGTCCTGTATGTCATACAAAGCTTGTAAAGTCCGAGGATGAAGCAGCTGTGCGTTGTCCTAATGTTGAATGCCCTGCACAGATATTCCGCAGTATAGTTCATTTTGCCTCAAAGGGAGCTATGAACATCGACGGATTAGGTCCGCAGATAGTTCGTTTGCTGCTTGACAATAAATTAATAACTTCTGTGGCAGACCTTTACAACATCAAGGAAGATGATCTTTTGGCTCTTGACAGTTTCAAGGAAAAGTCAGCACATAATCTTGTTACTGCTATTGAAAAATCAAGATCGGTCTCCCTTGACAGACTTATATTCGGTCTGGGTATAAGAAACATAGGTCAGGCTTCAGCAAAGCTTCTTTGTGCTAAATTTGGCGGACTTGACAGTATAATGTCAGCAACAGCCGAGGAAATATCCGGTATCGACGGATTCGGTGTGGTCATGGCACAGAGCGTCTATAACGCTTTTCATGAGGAGCATATGATAGCTTTGATTCAACGTCTAAAAGAATGTGGAGTAAATACCGAATATGAAAAGGTACAGCAGGATGACCGCTTTGCAGGAAAAACTTTTGTTCTGACAGGTACTCTTCCCACATTAAAAAGAAACGATGCCAAGGAACTCATAGAAAAGTTCGGTGGAAAGGCAAGCGGTTCTGTTTCAAAAAAGACAGACTTTGTTCTTGCAGGTGAGGAAGCCGGCAGCAAGCTTACAAAGGCACAGGAACTTGGCGTTAAGATCATTTCCGAAGAAGAATTCATGGAGATGATAAAGTAA
- a CDS encoding stage III sporulation protein AG — protein MANKFKTDNGRIKAAVIIGAAGMLMIMLSELIPENNDESQDKDITIIKSDENDDFRKQTERELKKLLEQIDGVGKCVVMISLESSTEYIYAENISRSSDVNADRRNEKTDEEIVITECNGERKPLVRKIIDPQIGGVVIVCEGGGDISINERVQKTVSTALNISSTRVCVEAGCR, from the coding sequence TTGGCGAATAAGTTTAAAACCGATAACGGAAGGATCAAAGCAGCTGTTATCATCGGAGCAGCAGGAATGCTAATGATAATGCTGTCAGAGCTTATTCCCGAAAACAACGATGAAAGTCAAGACAAAGATATCACGATCATTAAAAGTGATGAGAATGATGATTTCCGAAAACAGACTGAAAGAGAGCTAAAAAAGCTTCTTGAACAGATAGACGGAGTAGGAAAGTGTGTAGTGATGATATCGCTTGAAAGCAGTACAGAATACATATATGCTGAAAATATCAGCAGATCATCTGATGTTAATGCAGACAGACGAAATGAAAAAACAGACGAGGAAATCGTCATTACCGAGTGCAACGGTGAAAGAAAGCCGCTTGTTAGAAAGATCATTGATCCTCAGATAGGCGGAGTGGTTATAGTATGTGAGGGAGGAGGGGACATCAGTATCAATGAAAGGGTCCAGAAAACTGTTTCGACCGCCCTGAATATATCGTCTACAAGGGTTTGTGTTGAAGCTGGATGCAGATAA
- a CDS encoding SpoIIIAC/SpoIIIAD family protein: MMDIVIICAFAMFSAVMCLWLKTDTREIRFLLTAVSCIVILLKTVDSLSGIIAEIRSLFTISGLDPEYLRILLKGLGICHITGFTSGVCRDSGESALAEQTVIAGKTALVLLALPMLETLICFLKSLLQ, from the coding sequence ATGATGGATATTGTTATTATCTGTGCATTTGCCATGTTTTCTGCAGTAATGTGCCTGTGGCTGAAAACTGATACCCGTGAGATAAGATTTCTGCTTACAGCTGTATCCTGCATTGTTATCCTGCTAAAAACAGTAGATTCTCTCAGCGGTATCATAGCTGAGATCCGTTCGTTGTTTACTATAAGTGGTTTGGATCCTGAGTATCTTCGTATACTTCTGAAAGGTCTTGGAATATGTCATATCACTGGATTCACATCGGGTGTATGCCGTGACAGCGGAGAATCTGCCCTTGCCGAACAGACAGTGATTGCAGGAAAAACGGCACTTGTTCTGTTGGCTCTGCCTATGCTTGAGACGTTGATATGTTTTTTGAAGTCACTTCTTCAGTGA
- the spoIIIAC gene encoding stage III sporulation protein AC, with translation MDIDLIFKIAAVGIIVAVLNQLLKRAERDEQAMMTTLAGLVVVLMMVVSKIGELFETIKRIFGLG, from the coding sequence ATGGATATTGATCTCATTTTCAAAATTGCTGCTGTTGGAATAATCGTTGCGGTTCTGAATCAGCTCCTTAAACGTGCTGAACGAGATGAACAGGCGATGATGACGACCCTGGCGGGACTTGTAGTTGTGCTTATGATGGTTGTCAGCAAGATAGGAGAGCTTTTTGAAACTATCAAGAGAATTTTCGGGCTCGGATGA
- a CDS encoding stage III sporulation protein AA, giving the protein MIVNTVLKCALKLLPVYIADIISKLPQRVQLKICEIRLRAGRPFTITLSDGTFTPDNNICVSSKDLLTVCSRAFGFSMHSSISQLCEGYAVYENGCRIGISGTACADNGKIVNVKNITSLNIRIPREIKGCAGSIFDRFMSAAPRSLLIAGSPSSGKTTFLRDLTRLCGHRYRTSLIDERGEIAASVGGIPANDIGIMTDVFDRYPRKEAVQTAVRVMSPQVIVCDEIGSAEDITSLEYAVDSGAELIASCHCSGLSDLIHKPNISKLVSDGVFDGAVFLKDHRIHEVRNAGELQCLV; this is encoded by the coding sequence ATGATTGTAAATACGGTATTGAAATGTGCATTGAAGCTTCTGCCTGTATATATCGCAGATATAATAAGTAAGCTTCCGCAAAGAGTACAGCTTAAGATCTGTGAGATACGGCTTCGGGCAGGAAGACCATTCACGATAACTTTGTCAGATGGTACTTTTACACCTGATAATAATATATGTGTATCATCAAAAGATCTATTGACAGTTTGTTCGAGAGCCTTTGGATTTTCTATGCATAGCAGTATCAGTCAGTTGTGCGAAGGTTATGCTGTTTATGAAAACGGATGCAGGATAGGAATATCAGGTACTGCTTGTGCAGATAACGGTAAGATCGTTAATGTTAAAAATATAACTTCGCTAAATATACGTATACCCCGTGAGATAAAGGGCTGCGCTGGAAGTATATTTGATCGTTTTATGTCAGCAGCGCCGCGTTCATTACTGATAGCAGGTTCGCCATCATCGGGCAAGACAACATTTCTTCGTGACTTAACAAGACTTTGCGGCCATCGGTACAGGACATCACTTATAGATGAGAGAGGTGAGATCGCGGCTTCTGTGGGCGGCATACCTGCGAATGATATTGGTATAATGACAGATGTATTTGACAGATATCCTCGTAAAGAAGCCGTACAGACAGCGGTCCGGGTTATGTCACCGCAGGTAATAGTATGTGATGAGATAGGTTCAGCGGAAGATATCACATCTCTTGAATATGCAGTAGATTCAGGTGCTGAGCTTATAGCTTCATGTCACTGCTCGGGCTTGTCGGATCTTATCCATAAACCGAATATTTCAAAGCTGGTTTCAGACGGTGTTTTTGATGGCGCAGTTTTTCTCAAAGATCACAGGATACATGAAGTACGAAATGCAGGTGAACTACAGTGCTTGGTATAG
- a CDS encoding ATP-binding protein: MNDFKQILKQIRSLVIFRELRKNDPVILNMIQTIQSIQENNTGDSIQFYCDMCSELYNYGDDLTEYMMKIVLEDDNIFILKKGQDLETGTMLDNCLANELAFLEELATIPSSEFISKINYDGFLPEYKISPRDFSQIYAQRVHDIKKIGYGIYSKHNIFIIKEGIMTHVEHADPIRLSQLHDYENERSQVIANTKALLAGKPANNVLLYGDCGTGKSSTVKAIANEYACEGLRLIELKKKQLHEIPNIVEKISKNPLKFIIFIDDLSFTEDDNDYAALKAILEGSVASTASNLVIYATSNRRHLVRETFTARKGDEIHFKDTMQELLSLSDRFGLTVTFQKPDKKLFLDLINKMADEYEIKTDRAELEIKAEGFALSKGGRSPRVAKQFIEYIKGTE, translated from the coding sequence ATGAATGACTTCAAGCAAATATTAAAACAGATAAGGAGTCTTGTAATATTCAGAGAACTAAGGAAAAACGATCCTGTGATCTTAAATATGATACAGACAATACAGTCAATACAGGAGAATAATACCGGGGACTCCATACAATTCTACTGCGATATGTGTTCCGAACTGTATAATTACGGAGATGATCTCACAGAATACATGATGAAAATAGTTCTTGAGGATGATAATATTTTTATACTCAAAAAAGGCCAAGATCTTGAAACCGGTACGATGCTTGACAACTGTCTTGCAAATGAACTGGCTTTTCTTGAAGAATTGGCAACTATCCCCAGCAGCGAATTCATATCGAAGATCAATTATGACGGATTTCTGCCTGAGTACAAAATAAGCCCACGGGATTTCTCGCAGATATATGCACAGAGAGTTCATGATATAAAGAAGATAGGATATGGCATTTATTCAAAGCACAATATCTTTATCATCAAGGAAGGAATTATGACCCATGTTGAGCACGCCGATCCAATAAGACTGTCACAGCTCCATGATTATGAAAATGAAAGATCACAGGTCATAGCAAACACTAAGGCACTGCTTGCAGGCAAACCTGCCAATAATGTTCTGCTTTACGGCGACTGTGGCACAGGCAAATCCTCGACTGTTAAAGCTATCGCAAACGAGTATGCTTGTGAAGGTCTCAGGCTTATCGAGCTGAAAAAGAAACAACTGCATGAGATACCGAACATCGTCGAAAAAATTAGTAAGAATCCGCTGAAATTCATTATCTTCATCGATGATCTGTCCTTCACCGAGGACGACAACGACTACGCCGCACTGAAAGCTATTCTCGAAGGCAGTGTAGCTTCTACGGCTTCAAATCTGGTGATCTATGCCACATCTAACCGCCGTCATCTGGTACGTGAAACTTTCACGGCACGAAAAGGCGATGAGATACATTTCAAGGATACCATGCAGGAACTTCTTTCGCTATCTGACCGCTTCGGACTTACTGTTACATTCCAGAAGCCTGATAAAAAACTATTCCTCGATCTTATAAACAAAATGGCTGATGAATACGAGATTAAGACCGACCGTGCAGAACTGGAGATAAAAGCGGAAGGATTTGCACTTTCAAAAGGCGGACGTTCGCCGCGTGTTGCAAAACAGTTCATTGAATACATCAAAGGTACCGAATAA
- a CDS encoding stage III sporulation protein AB: MLGIVGFILITSAGVIVGENAVLGLKKRENELRELSGLMARIDIYLTSCCLDTTELFGRISSEGGCYDRLFSSVEEDITESVSYRIRTSGLEMCDVLADHIAKFGCTDLDGQLAQNALIRCDVDAALEDACKRRIKYTGIYRAVGVSAGLTAALLMI, translated from the coding sequence GTGCTTGGTATAGTAGGGTTTATACTGATTACGTCAGCAGGTGTCATAGTTGGTGAAAATGCTGTGCTTGGACTGAAAAAGCGTGAAAACGAGCTCAGGGAACTGAGCGGTCTTATGGCAAGGATCGACATATATCTAACTTCATGCTGTCTTGATACGACGGAACTGTTCGGGCGTATATCTTCCGAAGGCGGATGTTATGACCGTCTTTTTTCTTCGGTTGAAGAAGATATCACAGAATCCGTATCATATCGGATAAGGACAAGCGGTCTTGAGATGTGTGATGTACTGGCAGATCATATTGCTAAATTCGGGTGTACTGATCTTGACGGTCAGCTTGCACAGAATGCTCTTATCAGGTGTGACGTTGATGCGGCTTTGGAGGATGCCTGTAAAAGGAGAATAAAATACACAGGTATCTACAGAGCAGTGGGAGTGTCAGCAGGGCTGACCGCAGCTTTGTTGATGATTTAG